Below is a genomic region from Mustela lutreola isolate mMusLut2 chromosome 1, mMusLut2.pri, whole genome shotgun sequence.
CGCGGCTGCCGGGCGCCGGGCGTCGGGCCGCGCCGGGCACTGAAAACGCTTGTCTTCTAGGTGCTGGAGCTCAAGGAACACAAACTGGATGGCAAATTGATAGACCCCAAAAGGGCCAAAGCTTTAAAAGGGAAAGAACCGCCCAAAAAGGTGTTTGTGGGTGGATTGAGCCCAGATACTTCGGAAGaacaaattaaagaatattttggaGCCTTTGGAGAGGTGCGCTGTGTGGTTCTGAGTGCATGTACCCTGAGTCCCCAGCTGTCAGAACAGATGGATTAGtccggtgggggaggggtgaactTCGCGGCTCGGGCCCTCTGGTCACTGCACCTTACTCGCTGTTCTTCTCTGTGCTGGGATGGAAACCAGCATCTTTATTTTGGTCAAAACACAGGTGCTTTGGGGTGGTCAGGGTTTGGACTTACCAACCAGTGGCATCTGTTGGGTACAGAACGATGCTGAATAAGTTCCGCTCCCCTCGGAACGCTTCACAGATGAATTTTTGTGGTGCGATGTTGATCATAAAATACGAGTTCCTATGCGGAAGTATTCTGACCAGAGGAACTTGCAGTATGTTCTGTTGAAGCTTGAAGATTTGGGCGTTAGCTTTTATCATTGGTGGATGATCTGGAGTGTGCTTCTGGGTTTCAGATTGAAAATATTGAACTTCccatggatacaaaaacaaatgaaagaagaggattTTGTTTTATCACATACACAGATGAAGAGCCAGTAAAGAAATTATTAGAAAGCAGATATCATCAAATCGGTTCTGGGAAGGTAAAACCATTTTCCTTCTATTAAAtgaagtttttggttttgggggggtgtttttgtttttaagattttgtttatttattagatcacaagtaggcacagggggagggggaagcaggctccctgaatgtggggctcaatcccaggatcctgagatgatgacctgagccccgaaggcagaggaggcagaggcttaacccactgagccactcaggcacctgaAATGAAAATTGTgaaggtggttttttgttttgtttagggagattttttaatttgttttgagaAGAATAAAATGGCTTGACATTACAGTAAAAGAAATTTCTCATGTGTTTACAGTGTGAAATCAAAGTTGCACAACCCAAAGAGGTATACaggcagcaacagcagcaacaaaaaggaggaagaggtgcTGCAGCTGGTGGACGAGGTGGCACTAGGGGTCGTGGACGAGGTGAGGCTTAATTCTTTGAAAGTGACTCCATGGTTTAAGCTGTAAACTGCTCACTAGAAAAAAGCCcaggagaaaataaagcagattTTCAGCATAAAATGCTCAAGTTAATGGGTGGGTATTTGTTAGTTCACTGGTTTCCTGTCTTCCAAGCATGGCCACTTTTAATGGGAAAGTAATACCAGTTTAATGTAGTTAGGATTACATGATAACACCATGGCATGCTAGGTTTTGGGGGCGGGAGTCCTTGTTTTAAAACCAAACAGCCTTCCTGTCTTCACCTTTGTTCTGATTTTTCTGTTACATTTAGGAAGCTCTTGGTAATTGGCacagttggactttctgtcccctTTTATGACAACTGGAGTAATTTTTCTCAGTCAGATAATTATATAGATGTCCGTTCACCTGTTTCAGATTTTCAGCATGAGGGACAGGAATACAACATTTTGTGGTAGGATTGGGGGTCAGAAGTTGTTATCTAACAATCATTGTGCATTGTTTCAGGTCAGGGCCAAAACTGGAACCAAGGATTTAATAACTATTATGATCAAGGATATGGAAATTACAATAGTGCCTATGGTGGTGATCAAAACTATAGTGGCTATGGCGGCTATGATTATACTGGGTATAACTATGGGAACTATGGATATGGACAGGGATATGCAGACTACAGTGGTAAGAATATTTAACTTAATTTCATAAACCAGTGGTATTAAAATTCCATGTTACAGTACAGTCCTGTTCTGAAATTGTTTGTGTGTGGGTTTTCCATTCTTGAAGTGTTTGGAGTTAAGTTTTTAGGCATTTGGTAGTCATCGGGTAATTCTATTAATGTAAAAACTTTGGTTATAAATGTTGTAGAATATGTGATATATGACTAGTTTATAATGGCTATTTAAGATACCTGGTATTTTAACATTTGGCATGCAGAGTTGTACATGTCTCTAAAGTATTTATAACGAAACCATTTTGTAGAAAACTATatcttaatagaatttttttgtgttttcaaaatagGCCAACAGAGCACTTACGGCAAGGCATCTCGAGGGGGTGGCAATCACCAAAACAATTACCAGCCATACTAAAGGAGGACATTGGAGAAAACAGGTGTGTGTAAGAGTACAAGAAGCCAGTGGAAAtgtctaatttaatttaaagatcaatagacaaatgaaaaataagtaaaaacaaaatattatgtaGTCTGTTTTTACTAAATTGTTAACTTTTTAATTGCTTTATGAGCCCGTTTTGCCTAAAGTGTCTATAGATCTTTAACTTTAAAGTCTTATCTCACTTTCTTTAGTATTACAGAAAAACTTAAGAGTTTTTCTGTTTGCGTTGTGTACCAGGTGGTCTAGAGGAATAATTAAACTTTTTTAGAACTATTAACAGGTAAAGTACTGAAATGGGTACAACTTAAGGAAAACAAGAATGTTGTCTTCTAACTCTGACATTATACCTTGTTTGTACCCGCCAGCGGGAACTTCATTGCAGGCCGTGTGTCACCCTGACCACGTCTATCTCTGGGGGTCGCACGTTGCGGGCAGAGCGCAAGGCATACACCAGAAAACGCTGTCCTGTGGTATGGTCTCTTCCAACTTCATGTACCAGCGTAAAGATTAAAGTGGAAAACTTCAGACTTTggcttcttttttaatctttttgaagaTTAAGTGTCTAAACTTAACTTAAATGGTTTTTTACAGGAGTTAAAGTACATAAATGCCTTTTTACAGCTTAATCATTTTGGTCTTCTGTTTAGTGTTGTATTTCAATTGTGGAGCCTCATTTTAAGTGTTCATTCTTTAAGATTTaatgcttgctttttctttttatagctaaTAGTGAAATCTACAAACCAAAACAAGAACTTTAAAATCTGGGATATAAATTAAAGATCATATGCACAAAgcaatttgttttcttaaaatataaaagcttACTAGAAATTAACTTTTGTAAGAGGGATTTTTGGCTTACTAGAGATCCTTCTAGTAGACCTTAATCTAGCACAGTTTAACCTGTGAAATGGGAAGATTGCATTCCCCAATTCCTTAACTGAGTTAACTATCGTTTGGGAACTCCAGGGTGAATTTATTAATGACCCAAATTACATTTTGCAATTGAGTATGCATGTGATCTTTAAttattgaagaaaagaataaattgagGACTTAAAACAATTCATGAAAGTGGACCTTTGAAAGCTTTCAGAGTTGCACAAATCTAattgctattttgtttttgtttttaggaggAAATTGCTAAAGTTAACCCATCTTGCAGGACGACATTGAAGATTGGTCTTCTGTTGATCTAAGATGATTATTTTGTAAAAGACTTTCTAGTGTACAAGACACAACTGTGTCCAACTGTATATAGCCGCCaattagttttctttgtttttactttgtcttTTGCTATCTGTGTTATGACTCGATGTGGATTTGTGTTTATACCAATTTTATTTGTATGATTTCATGTTAAACCTCAAATAAATGCTTCCTTATGTGATTGTTTTTCTGCGTCAGGTACTAAATAGCTCTGTAAAAGTGTAATTTAAAATAAGCAATAATTAAGGCACAGTTTATTTTGTAGGGAGTATTGGTCCATAGGGAGAAACTGTGGTCCTTTATGAATAGCCAGCTACAGTGTCCCCCTGTTACCCATTTTTGTTAGATGTATACTATCCGCTAAGGCTTCATTTCCCTGCTGAAAGAGATTTCTACCACACCTTTAATGTTCTTTGTGTATCTGGAGGCCTTGTCATAGGGTTGTCAGTAGTGGAGGTTTTCTAGCAGACCATGAATCTTTTTGGACTGTGTCTTGGTAAAGTGCACCTTTTTGGCACAAAGCATGTTGGTAGCTCCTTTCATGAATAGAAAAGATTGTgctttgtttctgtctctgggaAGCCATTAGAGATCTGCTAAATCAGGATCAGTGTGGTCTGTTAGAGCTTCGGCTAATCATAATACCCtgactttgttttcttaattaaaatgtcCAGATGTACCCAGGCAAAAGGCCCTGTTACACTGTATGTAGAAGCTACAGTTTAAGAGtatcaaaaacaaattttaacaagcaTTTTGTCAGATAGGTGGTTAAAATTTGAGCAAATGTGAGATTGAGGTATTTGACGTAGTAGTGGCTGAGGAAATAAAGTTGTATTCTGGTATTGTCAAAGCAAGCACCAAACTgaacaaaatgttttctattgGGGCATTTTTAGGAAGCTATATTGGGTGTTAACTGTTAATGTGGTGTGAGTTCTTAGAAAAAGTCATGGTAGtagatttcatcatttttaatgcATTAGTGCATGAGCCGAGTAGTTAAGCATACCCAAATTCAGATATAGGAAGGAGTAATAGAAAGTACACTTTAAGTTTTATGTATGTCAATGCAAGTCTAAGTGACTGAGTCATTAAGACATCTTCCTGGTACATCAAGAAGCAGTTTTAGCCCTAGATTTGGGATAATTTCCTGGGTAAACCCTAGTTTTGAATtttaacattcagtgtagttggaTCTAAggattttaacttttgttttctgtggTTCCACATTAAGCTCTAGGATTGGCATACACATTCAAATGCGTAGTAGTTGACCTCACCTTCAACCAGATGTTAATTTTTTATGCTGATGAACctgctttttgtttcatttggtgCCTGCAACTTTTCTCTGTTCAATGATGTTTGTACTTGCTGGCTATCAAGTTACAATGCACTTGGCCTCCTTTTGCATCCTGTTTTGCTATTTGACCTTAAACCTAGGCCAAGTACCAATGTTGGGTTATTGCAAGGGACTGTTCATTATATCAACATGCAACGTTAGGGAAGGAGGAAGATTTTGATTTTAAGTTATGTTGTCAAAGTCTGTAGGTGCAGTGTCTGGAGGGCAGTGAATCCTGTTCAAATTTATGATTAGGTGAGAAGTTGACATGGAGATTGTCCTTTCCCTGatcaaaaatgaataaaggctttttaaacaaaatccaaacttttcAATCAAGTCTTGATATATATATGACTTTGAAGAAATACACTACATCTGTAGATGATTGAGAATTACAAAGAACTGAGTAAAAATgcgtttgggttttttttttcccccaaggggCTTTAGATTCTATAAATTCAGATTTTAGGCTCTATGGATGCCGACTgatgtaaattttaaatacagcaaGGCTAAGCCATAGGACTTCATTTGGTTGAACAATAAAGTTATCAGGGTGTCATCCAAGTATTTAGAACTAAGTAATTTGACAAAGGTGTGAGGGTGGAAATTCTGAGGTCCTTAAGACACAAACATAAGTAGCCTGTGTTCTTGTTAAATGTGCTTCCCAAATGGTTTTGACTGAGTTCTGTGTGGTAGTCCTCATCCTAATAGAAACTTTATTAATTTCACCAGTATTCTGTGGTCTCATGGTTCTGTTTATAAGATTATTAAGATGTCTGTTGGGATACTAACATGGATAAGTGGAGCTCTTATTCCATTCCCTGATGCAGCTTTCAGAATGGTGACAGGGACGGGTTTCTTGCTAATTGTAAATTTTagtacttaatttttaatatctgaaaatttCATCACTACCCTTTACGAAGATTTTCTGATAGGATGTGAACCACAGGATGCTAAGTTTCAGTGATTAAAAGTGATTCAAGGACACTGCAGGTGTACTGCAATTTTTCTGTTACCTTTTCTATGAAGTCATTCAAAAGTACTGTCATAAAAATACGGGTTTTAGGGTTAGTTGGGGTTTTGTATTTTTGTCTTGAAATAGTTTAATTTGATGTGGAATTTCAATGGATTTTGGTTGAAtggcaagaaataaaaattcacctTTGACTTCTCAACCACTGCTTCTTATAAACTAGGGTAGAGCATAGTGCTTTCCTGAAATTACACATAAAGTACATTCTGAAAACTTGAACTATGTTTAAGTGGTAGCTTAATCTGGTTTTATTTGAGTATCAAATATTTAAGAGGTTTACCCCtcaggcacctggttggcttagtggaGCAtgtgtcttgatctcagtgttttaagtttgagccccatactgggtacAGAGATGacttttgaaaaatctttaaaaaaaaaaaaaagatataccccCATTTTGGTGGAGGTATATccatctcagggtgctgggactgagttGTAGTTTGAAAAAAGATATTCGGTATACTctgatttgttatttaaaatgtagaaatttCAAATAACAATGCTTTAGAGTTTGAGTTTATCAAAGACCAACACAAATGAGAAACACTTTGTAGACAAGTTTCCTTATGCTACTGTAGTGGTTATATCTTGAGAATCTAACCCAAAATGAATTTTGACCTCCCAAAAGatgcatgtttatatatattctaaGTATAGCATTCAGAGAAATTTGAAAACCATCTAGTTTAAAAGGCTCTTGAGGTTTGTTGGCTTTAATGGTAATGGACTAAAGTTTATTGAATCTGCTACCCTTGATGAGGTTGCACAAAGGTGACAGTGGGGGCTAAGTGGTATTTTAGGGTAGTTCCAACTTAGCATTACCAGGACACACTTTAAATACATTCTTTCACAGACTcggggggtttttgttgttgttgttttcattttgtttattattggGGTTTGCTTTGTTGAGAGAGCACAGGGGAAGGTCGGGGAGATAAATCTCAAGCAGGCAccacacccagcccagagcccagtgcgggactgatctcacaatcctgagatcatgacctgagccaaaatcaagagttggatgcctaactgacggCGCCACACAGGCTCCCCCGGATTGTGTtttgaatggctatgtatttatCAACTACATTGCTCACTGTGTAatcatgcttccttttttttttcttttaagattttatttatttatttgacagaaatcataagtaggcagagaggcaagcagagagaggaggaagcaggctccctgccaagcagagagcccgatgcaggaccctgagatcaagacctgaggtagaggccttaacccactgagccacccagggaccctgggtGCTTCTATTAAAATTCCACatagggcatctggctggctccgtcagtagAACAACCTTCATCTCGGGATTCTAAGTTCGAGCTCCACGTCGGGTGTAGAGatcatttaaaatcttaaaaagacatCAGCTGTCGATTGGAATTTCCCACAGTATGATAATTGGCATCATATCACCAATTTCAATGCCagctaaaaccaaaaccaaagaatcTTCATTAGCTTGTccaggtttttaaataaataaataaatataaatatatatatatatatatatatatatatatatatatattttttttttttttttaagattttatgtatcagagagagcgagcacaggcagacagaatggcaggcagagggagaagcaggctccttgccgagcaaggagcccaatgtgggactcgatcccaggacgctgggatcatgacctgagccgaaggcagctgcttaaccaactgagccacccaggcgtccctttaaaaatatttctatcagacttttaaaatattgaaaataagtcttaagaatttttattacTACTTTCTAGGACTTTAGCACTATACCTACCACATTATTGAAAATAAggagaaacaaaatgtatttttttttaaagattttatttatttatttatttgacagagatcacaagcaggcagagaggcaggcagagagagagaggaggaagcaggctccccgctgagaagagagtccgaccaggaccctgagatcatgacctgagccgaaggcagcggcttaacccactgagccacccaggctccccaacaaaatgtatttttaagtacaTTTCATATTCTagagaaaagttattttaaaatacttcaaataaCTATAGTTACAGTTATCCGTACTAAACTATAAGTATAAAGTAGTTATCCATACTACTTAAAATGTAGTATGGAtacaattcaagtttttctttaattttttaaagatttacttatttgacagcaagagagcacaagcggggaaagtggcagagagagggagaagcgggctcccccagggagcagggagtccGAAGTGGTTcagtatggggctcgatcctggcccctgagctgaaggcagacagaacTTGAATGGCtaagcccccaggcaccccagttcaaatttttaaaaatcatgctttGAAGGACTTCAGAACAAAAAGGCCTCTAAATTATACCTCTGATCTCATTTTAAACATAGACTTCTGTTTGTCATACATTTGTTCTTTAGTCACATTCCATGTAACTAAACTAGACCTTAGAGActgtcaaaactaagaaaaactCACCCTGGTCTAGGTCTTCCTTattcttttaaagttattttaattgcTATTCGCATGATGTTTTAGGACACTAAGATGTAGACATCGAAAggatatttaattttcttccattccccTTTGTAACACAATGACAAATTCAGGAACATCACCTCACTGCCACTCTCTGCTGACCGTGggatccgtccgtccgtccgtccgtccttcctctctctttccttttcttccttcatctttctctccctccctcccccctctctctttctttcttcctttttttctttctttcatcttgaaCCCCCAAGAGAGGAGGGTCTTGGTGTTAGGGGCAGGTAGAGAGATTTGCCACTGGCCCGTAACCAAGATCCACAGTACTACCAGGCAAGTGTTGTTTAATCTGAATCATTTTCGATTCTGTTTATAGATATTTGCCCTCGAAATCATCCTCTTACTTCGTTAAGGACACCAGGGGGGCAGATTTTACTCCTCTGCCTCTAACAGAAACAATCAAGCACACACTTAGCCAGGAAATACATAGGCATTAATTACTGTTCTCTTGATAATTCCAGGAAAGGTATGCAAATTCTTGGTATAACTTGGTTAAGAACAATGGTCACAGTTTATTAACTCCATTTGTTGCTATGAGGAAAGAGAACGTCTTAGGTAAGATGTCAGTTCTTAAATTATCCATAACATGCTAAGATGATACTGTGTTCTTATTTAGCAGTACATAATTCACATTTCCAGGCATTAGCCTATTCTTCATAATAGGGTAAGAACATGTACTCAGGTATACATCTACATGAGATACAATTTTCATTAGACATTTGTTCAAAAAGTATTTAATACTTGCTTCCGTTTTCAGCAACTATGGCCTAAGTAATTCAAATTAATGCTTCTGAACATAAGCAGGATGAAAAGGATTTTTAAGTCTTCTTAAAAGGATTGAACGagctaaaaatataatgaaaaattcacCTGGCTAAAATCTAGAGGAGGTCAAAACCTAGAGAAGTACGCCTGGCATTTACAGTTGGGTTTGATGGCCTTACCAGACAAAGAAAACGAAGTCAAAAGCGTAGGCCACCCCCAAGTGTAGACTCTGATACCCCAATTACTCCATTAAACTAAGAGTTTCCAAAAGACCTGAGAACCCAGTTCCCTCACCAATGTAGTTAAGGGAATCTTAATCCCAGAATTTAAACTAAGATAGTTCTcgtaaggggcccctgggtggctcagtggtttagcctctgccttcggctcaggtcatgatcctagcgttctgggatccagccccgcatcgggctctctgctcagcgggaagactgcttcctcctctctgtctgcctgcctctctgcctacttgtgctctcagtctgtcaaataaataaataaaatcttaaaaaaaaaaaaaaaaaaaaaaaaaaggaaaaaaaaaagatctagtaCAGTAAAGGGCCTCAAAT
It encodes:
- the HNRNPDL gene encoding heterogeneous nuclear ribonucleoprotein D-like is translated as MEVPPRLSHVPPPLFPSAPATLASRSLSHWRPRAPRQLAPLLPSLAASSARQGARRAQRHVTAQPPSRLAGGAAIKGGRRRRPDLFRRHFKSSPIQRSAAAAAATRTARQHRPADSAAAMEDVNEYSNIEEFAEGSKINASKNQQDDGKMFIGGLSWDTSKKDLTEYLSRFGEVVDCTIKTDPVTGRSRGFGFVLFKDAASVDKVLELKEHKLDGKLIDPKRAKALKGKEPPKKVFVGGLSPDTSEEQIKEYFGAFGEIENIELPMDTKTNERRGFCFITYTDEEPVKKLLESRYHQIGSGKCEIKVAQPKEVYRQQQQQQKGGRGAAAGGRGGTRGRGRGQGQNWNQGFNNYYDQGYGNYNSAYGGDQNYSGYGGYDYTGYNYGNYGYGQGYADYSGQQSTYGKASRGGGNHQNNYQPY